In one Candidatus Leptovillus gracilis genomic region, the following are encoded:
- a CDS encoding ATP-binding protein — MKALRVEGTLQAIEPAVQFAMQAAAEAGLDDRATFRVRLAVDELVTNIITHGYLEAGRSGDIASFVAGG; from the coding sequence ATGAAAGCGCTTCGCGTTGAGGGCACGTTACAAGCGATAGAGCCGGCGGTCCAATTTGCGATGCAGGCCGCCGCAGAGGCTGGGCTGGATGACCGGGCGACTTTCCGGGTGCGCCTGGCGGTGGACGAACTGGTCACCAACATCATCACGCATGGCTATCTGGAAGCTGGCCGTTCTGGGGATATTGCCAGTTTCGTCGCAGGTGGATGA